In Capsicum annuum cultivar UCD-10X-F1 chromosome 8, UCD10Xv1.1, whole genome shotgun sequence, the genomic window aaaaataaaatactctcTGCAACTAAGAGTGCTGGAAAAAAGCCAAGTAGCATTGCATTAGAGAGTTAGTTCACGAAGTTCAATCACATTAGCTAAAGGTACTAACTTTCCAAATAAATAACAAAAGCAAATGCATAGGTCGAAGAAAACATAAGAATTAGTACCTGACCATCATACCATCCTGTTTCTTCATCTATCACCAAAACAAACCCAAAACAGAAAGTGATTAATTGACATAAAATTAATACTCCCTtggttttcaatttatttgtcctACTTTCAGTTTTtaatccatttcaaaaagaatgtctcTTGCATTTGCCGCAACTCTCTACTTTCAACTTCCCACATGGAATGTTAAAAGACAACAAGAtaacttttttactttcttaaactagCTATCAAGTCAAAAtaggacaaacaaattaaaacagagGAGTAATAAAACATCaatccaacaaaaaataaaaagaaagaaagagaagtacATTCAACAGTGCCACTGAGCAATCTGTTACCAACATAAGCCCAACCAAGATACATCCTGACAACAGCCAAAGTAACAACAATAATTCCACCAGAAACAGCACCCAAGAACGGTTTAAGTGGTTCGGGTACGGGTCCAGCCGACCCAAATAAGTTAACGGGCAAGCCTACAAAGAGGGAAAAGGCAAGTCCAGTAGCAAATAGACGGGAACAGTACTCAACCAAGTCACCCGAAGCCCATGAAAATGGGAAAGAATCAGAAAGGGCTTTGAATTCGTTAACAGGCTGCTGCTCTAGTGGGACTGGATAGTCAGCTTCTGGTAAAGGATTGTTGTTATttctgaaagaagaaaagggtatTCTGGCAATAAAACTTTGGTTATGGAAATGGTAGATTTTTGTcggatattttgttgaggaacaAGGAAAAGAGAAAGGTTGATTTGTTGAAAATGGTTTCGCAGTGTGAAGACTCAATGTCACGGCCATTTGATATGGAAAAGTtagttgagaaagttgaaggatTTTAAGttagtttatattttaagttttgaactTAGGATTGCTGATATTTATCAACTAAAGTGTCAAATATGAAATTTGATTAAGCtaattatggatttgattaatatttttaaaatttgctaatcttttcaaaaatacaaatcaacccatactcCTCTTTAATCAAAATCAACCAGTCTCCTCCTCTCGAGAGagacagtttctctcaactctcttccaacccatagttctgcaaaattctcccttcaatccccggtgacttcaacctccggcgaaaAATAGTTATGCGAGTTtcctttcgactttcaaccgtcaatcaatGTAAAGACTTCTCCGGCgataacaacttcgagttcttcgtcgtcccatttcttttttcacaggtaaaagattatgaagaaatagaggaacttgagccaactacttttctagtattgaaatgtgaaCTAAATAAAAcactaatttttggcatttctttttcgtgttgtcgtactgttgattcagaTTTGTTGGTAATTTTTATTCACAATTGatattcttagtgtgtgtgtgtgatgtgttagtgttgctgggttgatttgttgtttatcttggtaaaaatggtgttgcaatagatgaaacatctgatgcaacagatgaaacatcttaTGCGAtagatgaagacatctgatgtaaaagattaaaatctgatacaactatgaaaatctgatgcaacagatgaacaatctaacagatcattcatctgttacggcagacgactcttctatttggaagaaatcaaaacaatattgatccaacagataactcattttgcaacagatgagtgatatgtttcaacaattcagtgatctgtttttattgtctccaacggtttactcatctgttgcaacaggtcagttatatgttgcaacagataacatagtgcaacagattagtgatatgtttttattgtttccaacgaattactcatccattacaatagattggttatatattgcaacagataacatacctggtgcaatagattagtgatctatttttatggtttccaacggtttAATCATTCGTTGTaacggttggttatatgttgcatcagataaaatacctagtacaacagattagtgatctgttttatggtttccaacggattactcatccgttgcaacatgttggttataatctattttatgttcctgttaatttaagataatttgtctcccaaaagaaaagaaagcgaatcaagttgtaacgccccaaatttggtacccggaactctatacggtgctcatgaccccgaaggaccacaagctaatccatgactgatatctgtaactgggcactgcataatatactgtataaatgcagaaaaaggctgaaaggccataaggttcaaatatctgataaaacataacatctgaaaatatggtatatcaatacccaaaacaaaactgaaataactgtctgaacatgctatagtctggaagcctctgaactataaaaaaaattgtggagttgatgggacatgtccccaac contains:
- the LOC107838953 gene encoding uncharacterized protein ycf36, with protein sequence MAVTLSLHTAKPFSTNQPFSFPCSSTKYPTKIYHFHNQSFIARIPFSSFRNNNNPLPEADYPVPLEQQPVNEFKALSDSFPFSWASGDLVEYCSRLFATGLAFSLFVGLPVNLFGSAGPVPEPLKPFLGAVSGGIIVVTLAVVRMYLGWAYVGNRLLSGTVEYEETGWYDGQIWVKTPEVLARDRLLGSFSVKPVLSRLKNTLVVLATSLLVCVLVFVNIETGPKASYIPSEEAGGRSVPGVYNDESARSFEPAAFCGGEPADP